CAGTCAAGGGGACCCCTAAGCTCGTGAACAAGTGAAGCTTTGGCTACAGTCACGTCGGTAGCGGGCCACGCTGCTTACGCTACACGCATAGCCCCGGAGCTGGGCCTTTTACCTTGCAAACGGGACCTGGAATGCGATCTCTATCTTCTTCTTTCACCTCTTTTTCTACAGAGGCCTGCTTAACTGGCTGCCCGGAATCTTTCCGGCtcttttttggcttctttgcctGAACCTCCAAGCCCCCACGCCGCTTCCTCTTGGTCGCCACCATCTTGCCTCGCTGCGTTAGTTGCAAGCCGCACTTCCGGTTCTGCCGCTCGCTCCTTCTTCCCGTCTCTATGATAGTGCACGCTAGGCTCTGGGTTAGTCATCCAGCTGTAGGGCGTCATCTTCCGGTCTCGTGGTAGACTATCTAGGCCCGCGGCGGCTCGGTGGTGACGGTGGCCCAAGAGGCGGCGCGTCTGAACAGTGGCGGGAGCTGTTTGCCGGGCTTGCTAGTTTGGGACGCTAAGGGTGTCCTTCCTGGGCTGGGCTAGGCTGGAAAGGGCCTTGAAGCGTCGGACTTCATCTCAAAGGCAGGGCCTGGTGCCCCGGGCTCCGCTTCGTGGCAGCGCCGCGGTACGGCGAGCAGGCTGGTGAGCGGGGTGACAGTCGAGGCCGCGGCCACTCCTGTTCCGTGGCTGGCCAGCTTGGTGGCGCCAGGAGCTGCCGGACAGGTTCTAAGCCGGCTATGCTGCCATTTACCCTGTGGAAACGGCGCCAATTACAGCTGCCCTGTgaattgctttattattattatttttatttatttatttatttatttactcttttttccCCGCGAAAGACGAGAAAACcgtagttttgagacagggagatAGAATTTTCCCAAAAGTTTAAGACCGTCCAGTGGTAGAAGCACGGCTCTCCCTGGTCAGCCGATTTGGGCTCAGGTTGAGGTCGCCAGTCCTGTCCGCCCTGACGCCAGGTTTGTTATTCCTCTCAGGTTTTCAGAGATCTTCCAGAAGAGGagcatccttccttctttctcttcgaGCTGACCGTGCAGTGGACCATCCATGCCTCTCCTAACCCAGCACGTTCAGGACGAGGACGAACAGTACTGCTTAGTGGCCAGCCTTGACAACGTTAGGAATCTCTCCACTGTCTTGAAAGCCATTCATTTCAAAGAACATGCCGCGTGTTTTGCTACTAAAAACGGACTCAAGGTTACAGTGGAAAATGCGAAGTGCGTGCAAGCAAATGCCTTTATTCAGGTATGGGGGAGAGGAGGCACTTTTAGGCATTCACCTAGCTGATGAATTTGGAAGGACCTACTCGCCAAAACTCAAGTTAGAGAATAAAAATGtcattacttgattttttttttctttcctgccaaCAAATACTTTTCCCATCGTGTCACACAGATAACGATTATTCTTGATAGTTTCTTACGGTTAAACTATGAAACACTCTTCTCATCTTTTACCCCTTTTAGTCTTCGCAAAAATTGGCACCTATATCATTCCTATTTACATAAGTGGCAACTGCAACAGATTAATTTTCAGCAGTCTTATGATGAAAATTCAGAATGTTTGTTTACTCTTTACATTATAATTACTGTTCTTCAGAGTTTAATTTTTCCTCTTATTGGCTgtaatagcatttttttttcctgagacaggatctaaCATATAACTCTGCTTACCTGTAGACTACATTGAACTCAAGTTCCagaagatccatctgcctctactttGTAttgaagtactgggattaaagccctgCACCATCACGCATAGCTATAATTTGTTCTTAAAGCTATAATCTTATTCTTTGTATGGTCCAGATCAGATCTCAACATTCAATCCATATTGTTGAATATTTATATAGTATGACCTCAcaaatgaaggaataaataaaacatggtttttgtcttggaaaagaaattagaggggctcagcagttaagaacactgactgctctttcagaggacccaggttcaattcccagcacctacatggcagctcacaactatctgtaactataGTTGAAGGTGATCTGACATCTTCTCACAGacaagacaccaatgcacataaaatataaatttttaaaaaggaattggaAACTATTATCATGCATGTATTAAGTTGTCCTATTTTCAAGTGATTTTAGCCTTAACTGATGGGCACAAGGAAGAAGCAGGGAAAGCTGACATGGGTGGTGGGTTTAGATCCAGAAATGAAGATGAAGGACCTCTGCTTGGGGGACGGaggggtgtctttttttttttttttttttttttttgtgtgtgtgtgtgtgtgtgtgtgacttttaattaagttttttttttttaatttttatgagtgttttgcctgcatgaatgtctgcaAAGGTATGTACCTGGTACCTTCAGGGTACcttccagaagagggtgttggatcacctggaaatggttacagattgttgtgagccaccatgtgggtgctaggagtaaaatctgggtcctctggaagagtagccagtgttcttaactgctaagtcatctgtCCCTGCtcccttttaaattttcatcataaccacacacacacacacacacacacacacacacacacacacacacacacacttacttcaggGGCCTCTAAATGGGACCTAACTTAGTGTTAACCTTTAGAAGTTAACCCATTGAGTAGTATTATAGTGCGTAATGGTTGAACAATTAGCATGTCTTAATGGgaatgataaattatttttatggagTTGGCAcagtattgttatttttaaatttttattttctgtgcattggtgtACATGcatgtctttgtgagggtgttggatcacctggaatgAAAGTCACAGATAGGTGTGagctgaggtcctctggaagagcagccagtactcttaacccctgagccttctttccagcccTGTATTGTTACTTTTTAAGCATAAAGTGAAATATAGAATCTTAcatgggaatttttattttttcatataacctcaccttcatttttgcttttctcaGGCTGAAGTGTTTCAAGAGTTTATCATTCGGGAAGAATCTGTTACTTTCAGAGTTAACTTAACTATCCTTTTAGACTGTTTATCTATTTTTGGATCAAGTCCTACACCAGGTGaactatattattattgttactattattatgatGTAAAAGCATTATGGTTAGAAAAATACAGGAAAGTTTAAAACGtaaactttttttgagacatggtccgCATGCacctcagactggccttgaactcactctaagCTGAGATGTCCTTGaatttctcatcctcctgcctctacctctccagcgCTGATCTTACAGCAACCACCTAtagttttatgtggtactgggaattgaacccagtatTTGATACgtattaggcaagcactctgccagctgagctACAAGCCCAGGCCAGTAAATATTTTGTTAGAAACTCATTGCTATGGTAGGGCTCTTGAGGTCTACCCATAGTGGAGCAGCTTTGGGCAGCTGACGACTGCTAGGGGAAGAAAATCACATTTCTCTAGAACAGGTGAAGGAGTCCTACAGAGAGAAATAGTAGGGGGTGGCTATGAATACATTGTatacaatgttttaaattttcaaggaataaaaagaaaccaattcCCAATTTTCCTCTCAGTAGTTATAATCATAGACCATAAATATTCAAACTATCTGTCCAATGTATGGTTATAGTTATCTATATTTGTGAAGGTATTTACTCATCTTAGTTCATCTTAACTTACAGGGTGTGTTGGTTACTGTCCTTGTTATGACAGAATGACAAAAGCAATTCCAGGGattattttgctcacagtttgagggtgtaGTCCAACATGGCAAGGAAGGGCATGAAAGCAAGAGcataaggcagctggtcacattatatccatagacaggaagcagggagttGCTTAGGTggcttctcctttttatttagtcttaTGGAAGGTCTTGAATGGTACTGCCCACGGTGAGGGTAGGAATTCTGCCACCTCACTCCTCACAGACAACCTAGGGCTTTGTTTCCTAGGTGGGTCTAGATCCTGTCGAGTTGACAAAATCATATCACAGGACTCCCAAGATCCCAAGATTAAATCAAAGAAGACTTTAAACACTCATAAATTAGATCTTTAACTTTGtgaaatttgttttaattacatattttctctAACTTACTCAGAATTAACATTTACTTGcaggcagagaaaaacaaataaattctcCTAATTCCCTGTTGACCATGTTTAAAATGGTTtgccaaaattaaaataagtcttttatAAATTATGTCTGTTTTCTCAAATAGTTTcttcaaaatatgtttttactTGCTTCGGGGATTATTTTTAGAGATTAGGAAGTTCAGTTGCCATGGGCATAAGACTACAGGAATTCCAGAAGAATCCAAGAATGACTCTATTTCATAGGAAAGAAACTTGAGTGTAAGCTAGGGAACATTCCGTTACAGTTCTAAAACCATGGCTTTGCACTCTCAGCGCCACTGTTAATCCTTGGGTTTTGTAGACAGTGTCTTGAGTGTAGCTCAGGTCTGCCTTAAACTCAAGATACTTCTACCTCAATtgccaagtggtgggattacGTGTACTCTGCCATACCATggaccctggctggtctggaacttgctgtgatCTCTTTCTTGCCTATGCCTTCAAACTAATAGGTTTGAGGCACAAACTAGCTGAATGTAATTATGCACTTTAAGCAGTGAGATGTTCAGTGGGTCAGAGTGCTTAGCCAGCCAGCAAGCCTGACAAacctgagcttgattcccagAGAGAAACAACTCTCAGAAATTGTTCAGTGACATCCATGGCATGCCATGGCATTCATGCACCCACACTCATGACCATTATACACATACTACAGTAAACATACATTTTTAACTAAGTGTTTTATGATGCAGTGTTCCCCAGCTGGTTTTTCCTAAGAACATGTGCTTTCCCATATCCCTGATTGGCTCTCTAACCAGTAGGAAGGAAccagaatattttatattacttttctgTAGAGATTTGAGGAGTTAAGTAACATCACCGATGACTACCTTCTATTGCTATCAATTTGATTTAAAATGATACTGAACCTCAATTGGAGACATTGTATATGAGTAAGAATTTTTCTGAGGCATGTTTAACAAGTGGAAAATTCATTTCAACAAGTTAGATTTGCTCCCATTTCCTTGCAGTTACAGGACTTGAGATCCTTTAAGAAGAGACATGTATGCTAGAAGCTTAGCAGAGCAAATTGTTCTTGAGGCAGTATGTGTGTCATGTAGAGGGAAAGCTAAACCCAGAGCCACAGAGCTGATCCCCACATGACTCCTTTCATTGCAGGTACTTTAACTGCACTTCGGATGTGTTACCAAGGTTATGGTCACCCTTTGATGCTATTTCTAGAAGAAGGAGGAGTGGTGACAGTTTGCAAAATTAACACCCAGGAACCTGAAGAGACTCTGGATTTTGATTTCTGTAGCACCAATGTTATGAATAAAATTATCCTGCAGTCAGAGGGTCTCCGTGAAGCATTTTCCGAGTTGGACATGACAAGTGATGTTCTGCAGATCACCGTGTCTCCTGACAAGCCCTATTTCAGGTACATGAGTGCAACTGTCCCTAACATGGTCTGGTAATGAATCCAACTCTGCACTCAATGTTTGCCTGAGTTGCAGGAAGTTTTTACCCCTTCTAGAATATTCAGAACTTTTAGAAACATTTGATTACTTTATAATTTTAAGGCATAAGAAGAATGATCCACTAAGTATTTTATTGATGGGCACTATGATTTGTTGATGAGAAGCCCATTCTCGTAATCTACAAACCATTGGTATTTTCATTGCTGTATTCCATGTTATAAATGAGGTTACATCAGGGAAATCcagttaaaacatttaaaaagtatgtttgTATTACATGGgagcctttttgtttttccttccttttaagtTAGTTTGAAATATAAAAGGAAGTAGATATTGCTgatagtttggtttttgttttgttaacttaGTAGTTATTCATGGTCTAATGTACAAATCCATCTTAAGCCTGGTAAAACCACCTTAAAATTAAGGTAGAGGGGGAAAAATGTGTGAATAAGCAGAGAACAAAATTGCAAACCAGTAAGTACCAAGGAGTTGGGAAACAGTGCTTGAGTACTTGGAGGATTGATCAAGGTCAGCCTCATAAGTCCAGGCATTTTTCAGAAAGAATACAGTATTGAAACTGTTCTGACATTTGTGCCAGCAGAATTTctggtttgcttttggtttttgtttgtttgtttgtttttcaggactaAAATTTTATAGAACTTAACAATTTTGAAGATATGAAATAAGAGAATAtaaattgagtttttttttttttaacttaggaaCAATTGCAGCAGACTCTTTTGTGATGTTGGTCAGATAAAACTTTCACTCATGTCAAAAAGTTAGCCAAATTGGAAAGCATGACACCCCAATTAATCGTTTAAAACAATGTCAGAGGCTCCTTTTCCAAATCTTCCATTTCCAGAACAGGAAACAATTTGGTGTGTGGAAATGGTAGTGAATTCTCCTTCTGGATATGTTAAAATTTGAAGTTTATATGGCACTGGGGGATAGTTAGATATGTGGACATAGTGCACAAGAAATGAGCCTAGACTGGACATTAGATCTGAGGACCATCATAACTGCAGGATGGTGAAGCCTAAGAAACTGAGAGAGAAGTTGTagtagaaaaagaagacagactAGGAACATGGAGAGTAGACATGGAACTTGGGGAAGGCCTCCCACGTCTGATCACTGTGCTTGTCAGCATGTTCCTCCCATAGCAAATACTCAGGCAGTTCTTGGAGATTAGAGTTGTAAATATTTGCCAACAGTACAGTGGGGAAGATGGTTAAACTTAAGATCAGTCTAACACCCAAACACTAATATTAAAGCGTAATTTAACAGCAGAATCACACATAAATGGTTCAGCAGGAAAAGCTATAAACAGGACCCACACTTAGAGTGGTTTAAATAAATGTCTTCCATTATTCACAGTTCTCTGAGATATATTTAGATTTCTATCTATATACTTAGATACATATCTAGATTTAAGGATAAGGAAAGTTAACTGATTATACAGCTGTACAGAGTATATAGTGTGTACTCTGAAATGAGATTTTCTTCAGAGCTGTtttctaggctggagagatagttctgGCAACTAtgagcatatactgctctttcagaggactcagggacaggctccaaagctatagagaaatcctgtcttgaaaaattagaaaagataaGAAATACACCTAACCAAGCACCATAATGAAGTTTTCCACAGGATGCTATAGCAGCAGAAAGTATCTAGTAAAATACTTTTACTTTCtacttttattcatgtgtatgaatatgaATCTGTACATGTGACTCTTGGTGCTCTAAAGGAGATcattttggagctggagttacaggcagttgtgagttgcctgtcctggaactcgctctgaagaccaggcaggtctcataCTTAGAGATATCACCtacctctgtgtcctgagtgctgggattaaaggcatgcaccacacaccACCTGGTAGTAAGGTGTATTTTAACTACTAGTCTCAGCATTTGGAGGTGGAAGCGAAAGAATTGAGTATAAGACCAACCACCTATACAGGCAGCTGTAAACCAGCTTGGGCCTATTATGTGGTAACACCCAAGCAACCAAACTTTTTTGatgttttatatatctatatttatgtatatataatatttttatatttatgcatacacacatatatagatacacattATGTGTGCTCTATGTATGTAGTGCATATACAtgagtgtgcaggtgcctgtaccCTTAAGTGCACATTtaaggccagaaaaggacatgggGAGTTTCCTCTGTTGCTCTCACCTTATTGCCTTGGATCAGTAGCTCCTTGTTGTGGctaagcagctggccactaggtTCTGAGAATCTTTCAGTCTTCGTCC
This DNA window, taken from Cricetulus griseus strain 17A/GY chromosome 2, alternate assembly CriGri-PICRH-1.0, whole genome shotgun sequence, encodes the following:
- the Rad1 gene encoding cell cycle checkpoint protein RAD1 yields the protein MPLLTQHVQDEDEQYCLVASLDNVRNLSTVLKAIHFKEHAACFATKNGLKVTVENAKCVQANAFIQAEVFQEFIIREESVTFRVNLTILLDCLSIFGSSPTPGTLTALRMCYQGYGHPLMLFLEEGGVVTVCKINTQEPEETLDFDFCSTNVMNKIILQSEGLREAFSELDMTSDVLQITVSPDKPYFRLSTFGNAGSSHLDYPKDSDLMEAFHCNKTQVNRYKLSLLKPSTKALALSCKVSIRTDNRGFLSLQYMIRNEDGQICFVEYYCCPDEDVES